The Gemmatimonadota bacterium DNA segment AAGCTGGATTACAACACCACCTATAAAACGCCAGCAAATGGCGACAAAGGCGATGGCATTGGACGCCTCTTCTTTTCGATTGCCTCGTATTTTTAAAAAAAGGAGTTGGAGAAAACAGTGATAAAAAATAAGTATGTGCTCTGTATCATGGTCTGCCTCCTGTCGGGACTCGGATTCGCGCAGGGTCCCGATGGCCCAGAGGCTATCACTGTATATCTCACAGAAGAACAGGCTCTAAAAAAAGCCTTCCCAGATGCAGACACGCTCTGGAGCGAAGTCTGGATCCCAACCCCACAAGAACGGCGGCGCATTGAACGGCGGTTGGGGTGGCGCCTCGAAGAACCCGATTTCACGATTTTTCAGGCAAAAAAAAATGACCGACATCAGGGATACGCGATCATTGCGAATCAAATTGGCCTCTACAAACCCATCACCTTCATCGTCAAAGTCAAACCCGACCACCGCGTTGGCGGTGTATGGATCATGGTCTATCGCGAATCGCGAGGCGGTCAGGTCAAGCGCCAGCGGTTCTTGACCCAATATACAAATAAAAATGTCAATCATCACATTCGTCTCAACCGCGACATCATCGGCATCAGCGGTGCCACTCTCTCGGTACGCGCCTTAAATGCGGGCGTCAAGAGGGTCCTCACCGTCCTCAATGTCATTTACTCGGAAAAAGAATCCCAATGAGTGCTACCCCTCAAGCCTCCACGCGCAGGAGCAAAACCATCCCGCTTCACAAAGAACAACCCAGAACGCGAACAAAACGCGTCGAATTTTTCCGCAAACTCCATCGCTATGTCGGCATTGGTGCACTCATATTTTTATCTCTGCTCGCCGTCTCGGGTTTTTTGCTCAATCACCCCGGCCTGCTCGGCGCGCCCTCTGAGCGCACCCTCTCATTTGCGGTTGACCCCCGCGATCCCCAACACCTCTATCGCGGCACGCGCTTGGCCCTTTATTCCTCTGAAGACGGCGGCAAAACCTGGACCGAAGTCCCAATGCTCTTCGCTGCAGAACGCGCCGTTGACATCGCCTATGCGCCCGACAATCCCGACCACATTTACGTCGTCCTCGAAGACCTGGGCCTCATTCGCTCAACCGACGGCGGCATCGTCTGGGAGCAAGTCGGCCTCGGATTTATGCCCCTTGCCGAAGGCATCCGCCTCCAGCGCATTGGCATTGGCTCCACCCAAAATCTGAACCTGTGGACCTCAGGCGGTCTGCTCACCAGTTCCAACGGCGGAAAAACCTGGGCCTCTATCGCCCAATCTACAAAGCCCGGACACGATCTCTACACGATCATACACCAGATTCACACGGGTTATTTCTTCGCCGATTGGTTTGTCTATCTCTACGACATCGCTGCCTGGGGCCTGGTCGGCCTGTCCATCTCTGGCCTGATCATCTGGTGGCGCA contains these protein-coding regions:
- a CDS encoding PepSY domain-containing protein: MSATPQASTRRSKTIPLHKEQPRTRTKRVEFFRKLHRYVGIGALIFLSLLAVSGFLLNHPGLLGAPSERTLSFAVDPRDPQHLYRGTRLALYSSEDGGKTWTEVPMLFAAERAVDIAYAPDNPDHIYVVLEDLGLIRSTDGGIVWEQVGLGFMPLAEGIRLQRIGIGSTQNLNLWTSGGLLTSSNGGKTWASIAQSTKPGHDLYTIIHQIHTGYFFADWFVYLYDIAAWGLVGLSISGLIIWWRTRKRRLHRTKKSALRY
- a CDS encoding FMN-binding protein; this translates as MIKNKYVLCIMVCLLSGLGFAQGPDGPEAITVYLTEEQALKKAFPDADTLWSEVWIPTPQERRRIERRLGWRLEEPDFTIFQAKKNDRHQGYAIIANQIGLYKPITFIVKVKPDHRVGGVWIMVYRESRGGQVKRQRFLTQYTNKNVNHHIRLNRDIIGISGATLSVRALNAGVKRVLTVLNVIYSEKESQ